One Ignavibacteriales bacterium genomic window, GGTATGTCAAATCTAATATTTGTCGAGGGATTAAATGGATTTGGGAAATTTTGCTGGAGCTTATATGATTCGGGTATTTGTTCACTTAAGTTGTTTATTATATTTAGTAAAGGAACAGTAAGCTCAATTTCTCTATAAATTAAACTGGAGCGGGAAAGTGGTGCATTATCATTATGATCGGGAGCGGATGTACCCGGTTGTGGATCCTTTTGATAGACTGCTGGAATTTTCCTGTTAAAATCTCCAAACGAGATCCTATTCAATGAAACAAAACGTTCATCGTCCGTTCCATTTGTGATCTGAATGCGGTTATTTGATGGAGAAAGATTTCCCGCATTTGCATAACTAATGTAGATGTCCATAGAATTAAAACCATTTACTGTGTCATTTTGTTTTGCCACGCTATATGCGCAAAAAACAGCATCGCTATATTCCGAAAGAGATATAGAGGGCCAGTCCATCGAACATACATCCTCCATATGGGTTCCAACAGCTGAGGTCATCGCTCCTGTGATTTGTGAATTTTTTACAAGAATCTTGTTTTGTACACCGTTTTTATTCAGCCAGATCTTTGCAGTCGAATATTCTCCACTCAAAGAAACCGTATTAAAAGCAACGAAAAAGTTTCCAACTTTATCATACACTGCGTCGAGTCCTATCCATGGTTTGCTTGTGTCGCCATCAGCATCAATCTGTGTATCATACATTAGGTTTGGACCGGACCAACTAACCCCGTAATTATTGCTAGTCCAATAAAATATCCTGTTTGCGCCGAATGAACCACCATGATCGTAAACAGGTGACATTATGAGAACAGCCTTTCCATTTGGTCCGGTCGCATTTGCAATTCTCATGTCGAAGTGGTCTGAAGCGCCAGACCGAAAAAATTGCGGCTGTCCGATCCATTGACCTGAGCTGGGACGGAAGATTTGTACTGCAAGAGTGTCTGTCGAAACATTATCATTATAGGTTTTTCCCGACACAAGCACATTTCTATTGTCCATTAGATTTGCCTGCGGCCATATGTAATTCCGAACGGAATTTGATGGATAATAAGTAAAAGACCCTAATCCGGGAAATGCATCTGTATGGATATATGATTTTACGGGACCCCCGTAGTGATTTACTATTACTGCTTGAGGTCCAATTAAACCGCTGTCGACCGTGAGGTATCCGTAACCGCTTCTACCCGGTGGAACAATTGCTGAAAGGTCCCAGTTAAGCCCCCCATTACTGCTAAATGAATACCTCGTTTGCCGGCTGGGATTGACCTGAAGCGAATCCGTAGATGTCATGTAGATTGCATGTAAGATAGATCCGTTAAAGTAATAAATTTGTCTTTTGCAGTCCCCATTCGTCTGCCAATCATAAAAACCCGAAAGCCCGGTTATGGGTATCTCGGGACCAATGGAAACATTATCTAAGATTTTTGATCCTTCAATATGTATATCCGGACCATTATAAAATACAAGGTTCTCTCTATTTTTTGTTTTATTGTTTGTTATACCGGCTAGGGGACTTAGTGAAATTAAAAAAAGGATCAGAATTATTCTTGTAATTAAGTAGTTCATTTAGATGAATTTTACTTTATCAATAGCATTTTTCTTGTTTGATTATATCCTCCTGCTTCAAGGCTGTAAAAATACACCCCACTGGCAAAACCGTCTGCATTCCATTGGACCTCATACGTTCCTGCTGAAAGTTTCTTATTAACCAAAACCTCGATCAATTTTCCCGCTACATCATATATTGAAATTTTGACATTACCACTATTCGCAATACCAAACCTAATGTTCGTGGATGGATTAAACGGATTCGGATAATTTTGGTATAGCCGGAATGCTTCTGGTACGGTATTATTTACTTGGTTTATGTCGGTTACTCCTCCGGTCGTAGTTCTGTAAATAATACCCAGGTTTCCGCCTGCCCATCCGTGGAGAGAATCAATAAAAAATAATGAATATGTTGATGAGAGTGATTGCTGTGAGAAACTGACTCCACCATCTGTTGTCTTGAAAATACCATTTGCTGCTGCTGACCAGCCCGTGTTGAAATTTATAAACCTGGGGAGAGAGCCCGGATCCAAGAGTGTTGAATCCCATGTCTGACCTCCGTTTGTTGACCGGAGTATTAATCTGCCTTGGTTTACAGGGAAATTGGTTTTCCCGGATACAATTATATTATCATTATCTATGTGAAATATTGAATAAAGGTTTAAACCGTTTCGTGAATAGATACGGCTCCAGGTATTCCCCGCATTTGTAGTCTTCATTACAGTGGCGGTATCATGACCTGTGTCATCGGTGTATTTAGTGGTGACCCATCCGGTATTATTATCTTTAAATTTTACATCCAGGTAAACATGAGTTTGCGTGAGTAACGAGTTCCAGGCAGAGCCGAATGAAGTGCTTTTATAAAAGAATCCCTGTGACCCGCTTCCATTACCGCCATCTCCAAGCATAAATCCGAGTATGGGCGTTTTAAGATATATGTTACTTATATAGCTCTGATCTATAATACCGTAGAATAATGAATCCCAGGTATTGCCCCCATTTGTAGTACCTACCAGGTAATAATAATTAAGAGCAAAAAGATTTCGTGATCCGCCTGCACACCACCCGGTATTTTCGTCAATAAACGATAGTAAGTTCAATTTGTAATTTGAATTCGAAAACTGAATGGTCCAGGTGATACCGCCGTCCGTACTTTTAATTATCTTGCCGCTTGCAAATACAGCCCAACCTGTCATTGAATTAACAAAATATATATTGCTTGCTTGCTCGGATATTGGAGTCTGATAGCCTATCCAGCCGTCTATGCTATACGCGTTTGAAAAACTTAAAATTATTATTAGAGTTAGTATTATTTTTTTCATATTCTTACCTTATTAAAAGCATTTTTCTTGTTTCCTTAAACCCCTCCGCCTCGAGCGAGTAAAAATATACCCCGCTGGGATAGTTTTCTGCATTCCAGTTAACCTCATAAACACCCGGGGACAGATACTTATTAACAATTAGAGTTACTAATTTTCCTGAAATGTCATTGATAGAAACTGTAACATTACCTGACGATGGAACTTCAAATTTGAAACTTGTTGAAGGATTAAATGGGTTTGGATAATTCTGATATAGCGTAAATGATTTAGGAAAAGCATTCCCAATATTCTCAATACTGGTTAGGGAAGTATCTCCTATCAAAACTCCGTTTATTATCCCACCCTGGAATGAATAATAAACCTCACACGATGGGTCTCCATTACAGCAAGTGAATATCCCAATGTTTTTTTTATATGTAGTATTTCTTACGGTTAATGAATTATGTGAGAATGAAATGATGGAATCATTCCTTAATGTACAGACTTCCTCATAAAGTACGCAGAAATTATTACTGGAAAGCGTATCTCCTGCATTTGATGAAAGGCTGTCTACTAGTTTATTGAAAGGATATTCTAAACATTGTGAGTTAGCTCTGTACTGAAGAAAATTGCCCGTAGTTGAATCATATCTGTAGTACCCGTTATCAAGTTGGGGAAATCCTTGGAAATAAAAATATCTTTTACCATTATAAGTATTTTCCTGAATAATCCGGCTGGTTATTAACTCAGAGAAGTTTATCCCATATCTTTTGTAAACAAAATAATCACCCACATGCATAGGAATGAATTTAGCATTAATCGTATCTTGAGAGTATGTATCGGAAGCGCCAAGTATAACTAAAAGCAGTAAAATTTTTTTCAATTTTTACCCTCCATTTTTGCGGGAGCAATGATGGAATGAATACAACTCTTCTTAAACTTAACTATAGATGGCAGTAGTCAGAGTTATTATTTCAATATTCTCAAAATAACCCTAAATGTCAATAAGTTTTGTATTAAATTAATGTATTGTAATACATTAATTG contains:
- a CDS encoding T9SS type A sorting domain-containing protein, with amino-acid sequence MNYLITRIILILFLISLSPLAGITNNKTKNRENLVFYNGPDIHIEGSKILDNVSIGPEIPITGLSGFYDWQTNGDCKRQIYYFNGSILHAIYMTSTDSLQVNPSRQTRYSFSSNGGLNWDLSAIVPPGRSGYGYLTVDSGLIGPQAVIVNHYGGPVKSYIHTDAFPGLGSFTYYPSNSVRNYIWPQANLMDNRNVLVSGKTYNDNVSTDTLAVQIFRPSSGQWIGQPQFFRSGASDHFDMRIANATGPNGKAVLIMSPVYDHGGSFGANRIFYWTSNNYGVSWSGPNLMYDTQIDADGDTSKPWIGLDAVYDKVGNFFVAFNTVSLSGEYSTAKIWLNKNGVQNKILVKNSQITGAMTSAVGTHMEDVCSMDWPSISLSEYSDAVFCAYSVAKQNDTVNGFNSMDIYISYANAGNLSPSNNRIQITNGTDDERFVSLNRISFGDFNRKIPAVYQKDPQPGTSAPDHNDNAPLSRSSLIYREIELTVPLLNIINNLSEQIPESYKLQQNFPNPFNPSTNIRFDIPKSGNVRILIYDISGKLVETLIDESLSPGTYEINWNGDRFASGVYFYNLEAEGFNQTRKMLLIK
- a CDS encoding T9SS type A sorting domain-containing protein, with protein sequence MKKIILTLIIILSFSNAYSIDGWIGYQTPISEQASNIYFVNSMTGWAVFASGKIIKSTDGGITWTIQFSNSNYKLNLLSFIDENTGWCAGGSRNLFALNYYYLVGTTNGGNTWDSLFYGIIDQSYISNIYLKTPILGFMLGDGGNGSGSQGFFYKSTSFGSAWNSLLTQTHVYLDVKFKDNNTGWVTTKYTDDTGHDTATVMKTTNAGNTWSRIYSRNGLNLYSIFHIDNDNIIVSGKTNFPVNQGRLILRSTNGGQTWDSTLLDPGSLPRFINFNTGWSAAANGIFKTTDGGVSFSQQSLSSTYSLFFIDSLHGWAGGNLGIIYRTTTGGVTDINQVNNTVPEAFRLYQNYPNPFNPSTNIRFGIANSGNVKISIYDVAGKLIEVLVNKKLSAGTYEVQWNADGFASGVYFYSLEAGGYNQTRKMLLIK
- a CDS encoding T9SS type A sorting domain-containing protein, coding for MKKILLLLVILGASDTYSQDTINAKFIPMHVGDYFVYKRYGINFSELITSRIIQENTYNGKRYFYFQGFPQLDNGYYRYDSTTGNFLQYRANSQCLEYPFNKLVDSLSSNAGDTLSSNNFCVLYEEVCTLRNDSIISFSHNSLTVRNTTYKKNIGIFTCCNGDPSCEVYYSFQGGIINGVLIGDTSLTSIENIGNAFPKSFTLYQNYPNPFNPSTSFKFEVPSSGNVTVSINDISGKLVTLIVNKYLSPGVYEVNWNAENYPSGVYFYSLEAEGFKETRKMLLIR